In Drosophila yakuba strain Tai18E2 chromosome X, Prin_Dyak_Tai18E2_2.1, whole genome shotgun sequence, a single genomic region encodes these proteins:
- the LOC6526238 gene encoding alpha-(1,3)-fucosyltransferase C, with translation MSMAVRSTRLVCGPRGALLLLLLVLLSALVVLHKVTQSPLLNQTKILQDHLRGQHGRYVRSTRTILLWTDFFGDPRWKLSWDTLGPQELRDELHCPVYQCEISNQHAFLPAVELYDAIVFHAAEMFPLLRPVPPQRSPHQAYVFALMEPPGETKHRLDDEQGFYNFTMTYRIDSDVFWPYGQLLDIATNAVVAPSVKPHWWKPPATFNDSLVWDFWSEKTKTAAWFVSHCETLSRREVLAKRLQEFFDVDIYGKCGTLSCIRGDPRCDEMLDTDYFFYLAFENSLCDDYVTEKLFDALQRTVIPVVFGGADYSRILPPHSYIDANRFETVEELAKYMSYVAGDPDLYVSYFWWRRHYRLVSSSPFCELCARLHAPAFGHKTQFYDDIQSWWFNSCRLESRIRL, from the exons ATGTCGATGGCTGTTCGATCGACACGGTTGGTTTGTGGGCCGCGCGGCGccctcctgctgctcctcctaGTCTTGCTTAGTGCCTTGGTGGTTCTTCATAAGGTCACCCAGTCACCGCTCCTTAACCAGACGAAAATCCTGCAGGATCACTTAAGGGGCCAGCACGGGCGGTATGTCCGATCCACACGAACCATTCTCCTTTGGACCGATTTTTTTGGTGATCCGCGATGGAAGCTTTCCTGGGACACTCTGGGACCGCAGGAGCTGCGCGATGAACTCCACTGTCCGGTCTACCAGTGCGAGATCAGCAACCAGCACGCATTCCTGCCCGCAGTGGAACTCTATGACGCCATTGTCTTCCATGCGGCGGAGATGTTTCCGCTCCTGCGCCCGGTGCCTCCTCAGAGAAGCCCCCACCAGGCCTACGTATTCGCGTTGATGGAACCGCCCGGGGAGACTAAGCATCGACTGGACGACGAACAGGGGTTTTATAACTTCACCATGACTTATCGAATTGATTCAGATGTATTTTGGCCCTACGGGCAGCTGCTGGACATCGCAACCAACGCCGTGGTGGCGCCCAGTGTGAAACCGCATTGGTGGAAACCTCCTGCCACTTTTAATGACTCCCTGGTGTGGGACTTCTGGTCAGAAAAGACGAAAACGGCCGCCTGGTTTGTCTCGCATTGCGAAACGTTGTCGAGAAGAGAGGTCTTGGCTAAAAGGCTTCAGGAATTTTTTGACGTGGACATCTACGGCAAATGCGGAACACTCAG CTGCATCCGGGGTGATCCGCGCTGCGACGAAATGTTGGACACCGACTATTTTTTCTACCTGGCATTCGAGAACTCGCTGTGCGACGACTACGTGACGGAGAAGCTTTTCGATGCCCTCCAACGAACCGTAATACCAGTGGTTTTCGGCGGAGCGGACTACTCGCGCATCCTGCCCCCCCACTCGTACATCGATGCTAATCGCTTCGAGACCGTGGAAGAGCTGGCCAAGTACATGAGCTACGTGGCTGGGGATCCGGATTTGTATGTTAGCTACTTCTGGTGGCGCCGCCACTACCGCTTGGTATCCAGCTCTCCGTTTTGCGAACTTTGCGCACGGCTCCATGCTCCCGCGTTTGGCCACAAAACGCAGTTCTACGACGACATCCAGTCCTGGTGGTTCAACAGTTGCCGCTTGGAAAGCCGAATACGTTTGTGA
- the LOC6526239 gene encoding ras-related protein Rab-21 isoform X1, producing MSSSRTRNGPTLNFKAVLLGEGCVGKTSLVLRYMEDRFNAQHLSTLQASFVTRKLSLEDGRRAQLNIWDTAGQERFHALGPIYYRGSDGALLVYDITDRDSFQKVKSWVRELRQMRGTEIALIIVGNKTDLEEQRSVTHDEALPYARTVGAQYVETSAKENEGVAELFDLLTHLMLEQLSQRQPDASPLRLQTSDTDTFNNSEDSEAPDPGDPAGQRSCCGI from the exons ATGAGCTCGAGCAGAACGAGGAACGGCCCCACGCTAAATTTTAAGGCAGTGCTGCTGGGCGAAG GTTGTGTGGGCAAGACGTCGCTGGTGCTGCGCTACATGGAAGACCGGTTCAATGCCCAGCACTTGAGCACTCTGCAGGCCTCCTTTGTGACCCGGAAGCTGTCCCTGGAGGACGGGAGAAGGGCCCAGCTGAATATTTGGGACACTGCTGGTCAGGAGCGGTTTCACGCCCTCGGACCCATCTACTACCGAGGCTCTGATGGCGCCCTTCTCGTCTATGACATAACGGACAGAGACTCGTTCCAGAAGGTGAAATCTTGGGTGCGGGAGCTTCGGCAAATGCGCGGCACGGAGATTGCCCTGATAATCGTCGGCAACAAGACTGATTTGGAGGAACAGCGATCAGTGACGCATGATGAGGCCCTTCCATATGCGCGCACGGTTGGCGCTCAGTATGTAGAAACCTCGGCCAAGGAAAACGAGGGCGTGGCAGAGCTCTTTGATCTCCTGACCCATCTGATGCTGGAGCAGCTGAGCCAGCGGCAACCGGATGCGAGTCCGCTGCGCCTTCAGACTTCGGATACGGATACCTTTAACAACTCCGAGGACTCAGAGGCCCCGGATCCCGGAGATCCTGCGGGCCAGCGATCCTGCTGCGGCATTTAG
- the LOC6526239 gene encoding ras-related protein Rab-21 isoform X2, with protein MEDRFNAQHLSTLQASFVTRKLSLEDGRRAQLNIWDTAGQERFHALGPIYYRGSDGALLVYDITDRDSFQKVKSWVRELRQMRGTEIALIIVGNKTDLEEQRSVTHDEALPYARTVGAQYVETSAKENEGVAELFDLLTHLMLEQLSQRQPDASPLRLQTSDTDTFNNSEDSEAPDPGDPAGQRSCCGI; from the coding sequence ATGGAAGACCGGTTCAATGCCCAGCACTTGAGCACTCTGCAGGCCTCCTTTGTGACCCGGAAGCTGTCCCTGGAGGACGGGAGAAGGGCCCAGCTGAATATTTGGGACACTGCTGGTCAGGAGCGGTTTCACGCCCTCGGACCCATCTACTACCGAGGCTCTGATGGCGCCCTTCTCGTCTATGACATAACGGACAGAGACTCGTTCCAGAAGGTGAAATCTTGGGTGCGGGAGCTTCGGCAAATGCGCGGCACGGAGATTGCCCTGATAATCGTCGGCAACAAGACTGATTTGGAGGAACAGCGATCAGTGACGCATGATGAGGCCCTTCCATATGCGCGCACGGTTGGCGCTCAGTATGTAGAAACCTCGGCCAAGGAAAACGAGGGCGTGGCAGAGCTCTTTGATCTCCTGACCCATCTGATGCTGGAGCAGCTGAGCCAGCGGCAACCGGATGCGAGTCCGCTGCGCCTTCAGACTTCGGATACGGATACCTTTAACAACTCCGAGGACTCAGAGGCCCCGGATCCCGGAGATCCTGCGGGCCAGCGATCCTGCTGCGGCATTTAG
- the LOC6526240 gene encoding cytochrome c oxidase assembly factor 7 homolog, which translates to MAYDLKKESDVKEYVDKLGVEYRFGCYSEKKPEACHLLGDYLEGIKKDFEKASKVYKSTCDDYGYAKSCYKYGNYSFLGKGKSGSKGDPRVAYEYYEKGCNLNDSDACLHSGLLLVSRSMPKEIDRNVPKGLEFLTKSCDMNNATACFYLSGMHISGVQKKPEQNAVTASVGSGTSSSPAGKTQLKDSDYIVLKDMKKAFQFAHKACELRNMYACANLSQMYARGDGIEKNEKEAEKYKKLALEMQDEVKKQQETLGFQQGVGMPN; encoded by the exons ATGGCCTACGACCTGAAGAAGGAGTCGGACGTGAAGGAGTACGTGGACAAGTTGGGCGTGGAGTATCGATTCGGGTGCTACTCCGAGAAGAAGCCGGAAG CGTGCCACCTGCTGGGCGACTACTTGGAAGGTATCAAAAAGGACTTCGAGAAGGCCTCCAAGGTGTACAAGTCGACTTGCGACGACTATGGTTACGCAAAGTCCTGTTACAAATACGGTAACTACAGTTTCCTTGGAAAAGGCAAGAGCGGCAGCAAGGGGGACCCACGGGTGGCTTACGAGTACTACGAAAAGGGCTGCAACTTAAACGACTCGGACGCCTGCCTCCACTCCGGCCTGCTGCTCGTTTCAAGGTCCATGCCTAAGGAGATCGACAGGAATGTGCCTAAG GGCCTGGAGTTCCTGACCAAAAGCTGCGACATGAACAACGCCACTGCCTGCTTTTATCTCTCCGGCATGCACATCTCGGGAGTGCAAAAAAAGCCGGAGCAGAATGCTGTCACTGCATCCGTCGGAAGTGGAACATCATCGTCGCCCGCGGGAAAAACGCAATTGAAAGACTCTGACTATATTGTACTAAAAGACATGAAGAAGGCTTTCCAATTTGCCCACAAGGCTTGCGAGCTTCGCAACATGTATGCGTGCGCCAATCTCAGCCAGATGTACGCCCGGGGCGATGGGATTGAAAAGAACGAAAAGGAAGCGGAGAAGTACAAGAAGCTGGCCCTGGAAATGCAGGACGAGGTGAAGAAGCAGCAGGAGACGTTAGGGTTCCAGCAGGGCGTGGGCATGCCCAATTGA